The proteins below are encoded in one region of Oncorhynchus tshawytscha isolate Ot180627B linkage group LG04, Otsh_v2.0, whole genome shotgun sequence:
- the LOC112232780 gene encoding UDP-glucuronosyltransferase 2A2 yields MHQPALVTVAVLLFSLTTVYGGNVLVFPLDGSHWVNMKVLIEELHSRGHSITVIRPTTNWYIKEKSPHYSCITIPVSGGGFVEEVFSLFVTRQLQIQREGGGFWSRMSLELEVVKQFYELHKELVVMMTMIFEDAELMHSLRDANYDLVLTDPAIGGGVFLAHRIGLPLVFNVRWTVQGEGHFAIAPSPLSYVPLPGAMLTDKMTFQERVINVLFYLFTRFQIAYVIDPNYIPFVHRYFGPDVHYMSLFQAADIWLMRNDFTFEFPRPTMPNVVYMGGFQCKPSKPLPQDMEDFVQKSGDHGVIMMSLGTLVGQLPEDIAEDIAAAFAKLPQRIVWRHTGKRPTSVGNNTLLVDWLPQNDLLGHPKTRAFVAHGGTNGVQEAIYHGVPIVGLPLVFDQQDNLNRMRAKGVAKIVDIATVDRYIFLEAVKAVLYEPTYRENMQRLSRLHRDQPMKPLDRAMFWIEFVMRNKGAAHLRTESYKMSWFTYHSVDVVATLLAIVLLIMLVSTLAVRFLWRKVSCRRKVKHE; encoded by the coding sequence ATGCATCAACCAGCCCTGGTCACGGTTGCtgttctgctcttctctctcaccaCTGTCTATGGGGGGAACGTGCTTGTCTTCCCATTGGATGGAAGCCACTGGGTGAATATGAAAGTCCTCATCGAAGAGCTGCACTCCAGAGGCCATAGCATCACAGTGATTCGTCCAACCACCAACTGGTACATCAAGGAGAAATCCCCTCACTACTCGTGCATTACCATCCCAGTATCTGGTGGTGGATTTGTTGAGGAGGTCTTTAGTTTGTTTGTGACCAGACAATTGCAGATCCAAAGGGAGGGCGGAGGTTTCTGGTCTCGTATGAGTCTGGAGCTTGAGGTGGTGAAGCAGTTCTATGAGTTACACAAAGAATTGGTTGTAATGATGACTATGATATTCGAAGATGCCGAACTAATGCATTCGCTTCGCGATGCAAACTATGACCTGGTTTTGACGGATCCTGCCATTGGTGGGGGCGTGTTTCTGGCTCACCGCATTGGTCTTCCTCTTGTCTTCAATGTCCGATGGACAGTCCAGGGCGAGGGTCACTTTGCCATAGCCCCCTCGCCTCTCTCATATGTCCCATTGCCAGGAGCAATGTTGACAGACAAAATGACTTTTCAAGAGAGAGTCATAAATGTTCTGTTTTATCTTTTTACAAGGTTTCAAATTGCATACGTCATAGACCCTAACTACATTCCGTTCGTCCATCGTTACTTCGGCCCTGACGTTCACTACATGTCATTGTTCCAGGCAGCAGACATATGGCTCATGAGGAATGACTTTACCTTTGAGTTTCCACGGCCCACCATGCCAAACGTGGTCTACATGGGCGGTTTCCAGTGCAAGCCCTCGAAGCCGCTTCCTCAGGACATGGAGGACTTTGTCCAGAAGTCTGGGGACCATGGGGTCATCATGATGTCCCTGGGGACCTTGGTGGGACAACTTCCTGAGGACATCGCTGAGGACATCGCAGCTGCTTTCGCCAAACTGCCTCAGAGGATCGTCTGGAGGCACACTGGGAAGAGGCCCACCTCCGTGGGCAACAACACCTTACTAGTGGATTGGCTCCCCCAGAACGACCTCCTTGGACACCCCAAGACCCGAGCCTTTGTTGCCCACGGCGGAACCAATGGAGTCCAGGAGGCCATCTACCATGGTGTCCCTATTGTCGGCCTCCCGTTGGTCTTCGACCAGCAAGACAACCTCAATAGGATGAGGGCTAAGGGAGTGGCTAAAATAGTGGACATCGCCACCGTAGACAGATACATCTTCCTGGAGGCAGTGAAGGCTGTTCTCTATGAGCCGACCTACAGGGAGAACATGCAGAGGCTATCCAGGCTGCACAGGGACCAGCCCATGAAACCACTGGACCGCGCCATGTTCTGGATTGAGTTTGTCATGAGGAACAAAGGAGCGGCACATCTGAGGACAGAGTCCTATAAGATGTCCTGGTTCACCTACCACTCTGTTGACGTCGTAGCAACGCTACTGGCCATTGTGTTGCTCATAATGCTGGTTAGCACTTTAGCTGTAAGGTTTTTGTGGCGTAAGGTGTCTTGTAGGAGGAAAGTGAAACATGAATGA
- the LOC112232779 gene encoding UDP-glucuronosyltransferase 2B31-like produces the protein MKVLIEELHSRGHSITVIRPTTNWYIKEKSPHYSCITIPVSGGGFVEEVFSLFVTRQLQIQREGGSFWSRMSLELEVAKQIYELHKDLVVMMTTIFEDAELMQLLRDANYDLVLTDPAIGGGVFLAHRIGLPLVFNVRWTVLGEGHFTIAPSPLSYVPLPGALLTDKMTFQERVINVLFYLFTRFQFAYVIDPNYIPFVHRYFGPDVHYMSLFQAADIWLMRNDFTFEFPRPTMPNVVYMGGFQCKPSKPLPQDMEDFVQKSGDHGVIMMSLGTLVGQLPEDIAEDIAAAFAKLPQRIVWRHTGKRPTSVGNNTLLVDWLPQNDLLGHPKTRAFVAHGGTNGVQEAIYHGVPIVGLPLVFDQHDNLNRMRAKGVAKIVDIATVDRDIFLEAVKAVLYEPNYRENMQMLSRLHRDQPMKPLDRAMFWIEYVMRNKGAAHLRTESYKMPWFTYHSVDVVATLLAIVLLIMLVSTLAVRFLWHKVFCRRKVKHE, from the coding sequence ATGAAAGTCCTCATCGAAGAGCTGCACTCCAGAGGCCATAGCATCACAGTGATTCGTCCAACCACCAACTGGTACATCAAGGAGAAATCCCCTCACTACTCGTGCATTACCATCCCAGTATCTGGTGGTGGATTTGTTGAGGAGGTCTTTAGTTTGTTTGTGACCAGACAATTGCAGATCCAAAGGGAGGGTGGAAGTTTCTGGTCTCGTATGAGTCTGGAGCTTGAGGTGGCGAAGCAGATCTATGAGTTACACAAGGATTTGGTTGTAATGATGACTACGATATTCGAAGATGCCGAACTAATGCAATTGCTTCGCGATGCAAACTATGACCTGGTTTTGACGGATCCTGCCATTGGTGGGGGCGTGTTTCTGGCTCATCGCATTGGTCTTCCTCTTGTCTTCAATGTCCGATGGACAGTCCTGGGCGAGGGTCACTTTACCATCGCCCCCTCGCCTCTCTCATATGTCCCATTGCCAGGAGCACTGTTGACAGACAAAATGACTTTTCAAGAGAGAGTCATAAATGTTCTGTTTTATCTTTTTACAAGGTTTCAATTTGCATACGTCATAGACCCTAACTACATTCCGTTCGTCCATCGTTACTTCGGCCCTGACGTTCACTACATGTCATTGTTCCAGGCAGCAGACATATGGCTCATGAGGAATGACTTTACCTTTGAGTTTCCGCGGCCTACCATGCCAAACGTGGTCTACATGGGCGGTTTCCAGTGCAAGCCCTCGAAGCCGCTTCCCCAGGACATGGAGGACTTTGTCCAGAAGTCTGGGGACCATGGGGTCATCATGATGTCCCTGGGGACCTTGGTGGGACAACTTCCTGAGGACATCGCTGAGGACATTGCAGCTGCTTTCGCCAAACTGCCTCAGAGGATCGTCTGGAGGCACACTGGGAAGAGGCCCACCTCCGTGGGCAACAACACCTTACTAGTGGATTGGCTCCCCCAGAACGACCTCCTTGGACATCCCAAGACCCGAGCCTTTGTTGCCCACGGCGGAACCAATGGAGTCCAGGAGGCCATCTACCATGGTGTCCCTATTGTTGGCCTCCCGTTGGTCTTCGACCAGCATGATAACCTCAATAGGATGAGGGCTAAGGGAGTGGCTAAGATAGTGGACATCGCCACCGTAGACAGAGACATCTTCCTGGAGGCAGTGAAGGCTGTTCTCTATGAGCCGAACTACAGGGAGAACATGCAGATGCTATCCAGGCTGCACAGGGACCAGCCCATGAAACCACTGGACCGCGCCATGTTCTGGATTGAGTATGTCATGAGGAACAAAGGAGCGGCACATCTGAGGACAGAGTCTTATAAGATGCCCTGGTTCACCTACCACTCTGTTGATGTCGTAGCCACACTACTGGCCATTGTGTTGCTCATAATGCTGGTTAGCACTTTAGCTGTAAGGTTTTTGTGGCATAAGGTGTTTTGTAGGAGGAAAGTGAAACATGAATGA